One Sphingobacteriales bacterium DNA window includes the following coding sequences:
- the gldL gene encoding gliding motility protein GldL, with protein MAKAKSKPSKKKGSFLQSHAFKAFMAKLYGWGASVVILGALFKIQHWKGAGIMLTLGLSTEALIFFLSAFDIQKEYDWTKVYPELAVTDEHEEGESTAKKSISGEIEKMLEEAKIETTLVRRLGEGMNKLANTVDGLKEVGNAAVLTSEYAGKLQVASASLDKINESYGKAAEAMTLLSEASASSKEYFDQIKLATSNLTALNSVYELELNEQSKHKEIMSQYQDKLGEVLSNLSDVGSISVQIKDGFSKLNENLTGLNNIYGNMLSAMTYRG; from the coding sequence ATGGCAAAGGCAAAATCAAAACCTTCAAAGAAAAAAGGAAGTTTTTTACAAAGCCATGCTTTTAAAGCATTTATGGCAAAACTTTATGGATGGGGTGCATCAGTCGTTATTTTAGGTGCGCTGTTTAAAATTCAGCACTGGAAGGGCGCTGGTATTATGCTTACACTGGGTCTTTCAACAGAAGCACTGATATTCTTCCTGTCAGCTTTTGATATCCAGAAAGAATATGACTGGACGAAAGTTTATCCTGAGCTTGCTGTAACTGATGAGCATGAAGAAGGTGAATCAACTGCTAAAAAGTCAATTTCAGGAGAAATTGAAAAAATGCTGGAAGAAGCCAAAATTGAAACCACTCTGGTAAGACGACTTGGTGAAGGCATGAACAAACTTGCCAATACCGTTGATGGCTTGAAAGAAGTTGGAAATGCTGCAGTGTTGACCAGTGAATATGCAGGTAAATTACAGGTCGCATCAGCCAGTCTGGATAAGATTAATGAATCTTACGGAAAAGCTGCTGAAGCCATGACATTGCTCTCCGAAGCATCAGCTTCTTCAAAAGAATATTTCGACCAGATTAAGCTGGCAACAAGTAATCTGACAGCTTTGAATTCCGTTTATGAGCTTGAGCTGAATGAACAATCGAAACATAAAGAAATCATGAGTCAGTATCAGGATAAGTTGGGTGAAGTTTTGTCCAACCTGTCGGATGTTGGTTCTATTTCGGTTCAGATTAAAGATGGATTTTCAAAATTGAATGAAAATCTTACCGGACTGAACAATATTTACGGGAATATGCTTAGTGCAATGACCTACCGTGGTTAA
- the gldN gene encoding gliding motility protein GldN, with the protein MINKNFFWLVKFVATVIVVTVFIQLASAQTEYGDFTYEKKAIKERSIIPYPPLREADVMMMWRIQRIIDSREKMNVIMKWPRSPLYRIIYEAVTQGYGSAPITAYKNDSLISFYTAEEILKLGGEEEVIQIYPDPENYPDYYIDSTVINPFRPEKIIKYRLMEDYIFDKQRSMFFWRIIAIAPMYKPRVGGVELNEQEMYWVKWEDFKKILVSQEIFNRHNDAMRMNYLDWFEHRMFTSYITKESNAFDYAITQFEEFKSSTLDAFLESEKIKEKLFNWEHDLWEW; encoded by the coding sequence ATGATTAATAAAAATTTCTTTTGGCTGGTTAAATTTGTAGCAACTGTTATTGTGGTAACAGTCTTTATACAACTTGCCTCTGCTCAAACGGAATATGGTGACTTTACTTATGAGAAAAAAGCCATTAAGGAGCGTTCCATTATTCCTTATCCACCATTGCGTGAAGCTGATGTGATGATGATGTGGAGAATTCAGAGAATCATTGATTCGCGTGAAAAAATGAACGTCATCATGAAATGGCCACGTAGCCCACTCTATCGTATTATTTATGAGGCAGTTACACAGGGATATGGCAGTGCACCCATTACTGCTTATAAAAATGACTCCTTAATTTCATTTTATACAGCGGAAGAAATTTTAAAACTAGGCGGGGAAGAAGAAGTTATTCAGATTTATCCTGACCCGGAAAATTATCCTGACTATTACATTGATTCCACCGTCATTAACCCATTCCGCCCTGAAAAGATCATCAAATACCGCCTGATGGAAGATTATATCTTTGATAAACAAAGGTCAATGTTTTTCTGGCGCATTATTGCAATTGCCCCTATGTACAAACCAAGAGTAGGTGGGGTTGAATTGAATGAGCAGGAAATGTATTGGGTAAAATGGGAAGATTTCAAGAAAATCCTTGTCAGTCAGGAAATATTTAACAGACACAATGATGCCATGAGGATGAATTACCTCGACTGGTTCGAACACAGAATGTTTACAAGTTACATTACCAAAGAATCAAATGCATTCGACTATGCCATTACACAGTTTGAAGAGTTTAAATCAAGTACGCTGGATGCTTTTCTGGAATCAGAAAAAATCAAGGAAAAACTTTTCAATTGGGAACATGACCTTTGGGAATGGTAA
- a CDS encoding adenylosuccinate synthase translates to MPVDVLLGLQWGDEGKGKIIDTLSPRYEIVARFQGGPNAGHTLLINGKKFIFHTLPSGVIHTHTKNILGTGMVIDPVTVRKEIEMVENEGINVKNSILISEKAHLILPSHKYLDAFFEKKMGENKIGSTLKGIGPAYQDKISRVGLRMGHVKSNHFHELYQILKQRHFALLDDAGKDLSESEEGKWSEAIEFLKNYPIVNTENYLNESLKDNRKVLAEGAQGTLLDIDYGTYPYVTSSSTIAAGACTGLGISPKYVNEVLGVFKAYTTRVGEGPFPTEQVNEIGEFLTEKGCEYGSTTGRKRRCGWLDLVALKYAIMINGVTSLIITKSDVLSFLDEIKVCSQYSDDSMKRVEFSELYFGGNIHPEYQTFKSWKTDISQIKEYDELPSAFKHYLKYIENETRLKIRLISTGPDRNQMIQR, encoded by the coding sequence ATGCCTGTTGATGTTTTGTTAGGTCTGCAATGGGGAGATGAGGGTAAAGGAAAAATCATTGATACATTAAGTCCCCGGTATGAAATTGTTGCCCGGTTTCAGGGAGGCCCTAATGCCGGACACACCTTATTAATAAATGGTAAAAAATTTATTTTTCATACGCTTCCTTCAGGAGTGATTCATACCCATACTAAAAATATTTTAGGTACAGGCATGGTTATCGATCCTGTTACGGTGAGAAAAGAAATAGAAATGGTTGAAAATGAGGGGATTAATGTTAAAAACAGCATTTTAATTTCTGAAAAGGCTCACTTAATACTTCCTTCTCATAAATACCTGGATGCATTTTTTGAAAAAAAGATGGGTGAAAATAAGATCGGTTCTACCCTGAAGGGAATAGGCCCGGCTTATCAGGACAAAATTTCAAGAGTAGGCTTACGGATGGGACATGTCAAATCCAATCATTTTCATGAACTCTATCAAATTCTTAAACAACGACATTTTGCATTGCTTGACGATGCAGGTAAAGACTTGTCGGAGAGTGAAGAGGGAAAATGGTCAGAAGCCATTGAATTTCTTAAAAATTATCCTATAGTCAATACGGAGAATTACTTAAATGAATCATTAAAAGACAATAGAAAAGTTCTGGCAGAGGGAGCACAAGGCACTTTGCTTGACATTGATTATGGCACCTATCCGTATGTAACTTCTTCCTCAACAATTGCGGCAGGAGCCTGCACCGGATTGGGGATTAGCCCAAAATACGTTAATGAGGTTCTCGGTGTCTTTAAAGCATACACCACACGTGTGGGTGAGGGACCTTTTCCAACTGAACAGGTAAATGAAATTGGTGAATTTTTAACTGAAAAGGGATGTGAATACGGCTCTACTACCGGAAGAAAACGCAGATGTGGATGGCTTGACCTTGTTGCGCTTAAATACGCCATTATGATAAATGGTGTAACTTCCCTTATAATTACAAAATCCGATGTTCTTTCTTTCCTGGATGAAATAAAGGTTTGTTCGCAATATTCAGACGACAGCATGAAGCGTGTTGAATTTTCAGAGCTTTATTTCGGTGGAAATATTCATCCTGAATATCAAACGTTTAAAAGCTGGAAAACCGATATTTCACAGATAAAAGAATATGATGAGTTGCCTTCAGCATTTAAACATTATCTGAAATATATTGAAAATGAAACAAGGCTGAAAATCAGGTTGATTTCAACCGGGCCCGACAGAAATCAAATGATTCAGCGATAA
- the gldM gene encoding gliding motility protein GldM: MSVGKTNPLRQMMINMMYLVLTAMLALNVSAEILLAFKTVNDGMLKTIALIDNQEKAVMDNFEKLKETTKEAALYQAKAVEVNKACDELYAYVENLKHLIIEESGGMEWNAKENDSAYKNMKDLESVTRIMVNNKRGDALQEEIGKTREKLEEVAKSVDNIKKNWETFEPKIIIKKEEAMTPGKTWAAERFHMVPVIACVTLLTKIQSDVRTTQQNINTELLSQIGKLDFKFNTLIPVVRVTTGKSAVAVGEKYEAEILLAAYDSNQQPEIFLSGKPLEVKNGKATYVGSTASQGSFKFSGEIVVTNKSTGEKTKYPYELAYDVFNAPAIISPTKMNVIYMGLENPFSISVPGFRPTDVKASISSTAGGSITPVAGKPGDFIVVVPEPKGQFKLENAKINVTVNLPGGGIKNAGSGEFRLKKVPAPVPYLGSKSGGEISAAELRTINMVAARLENFAFDLTYRVTKFKMVYQPKRGNAQFADGNGAQLTNEMKGWMTAPGAGDMLIVTNIWAEAPGLGNKQIPGAVVLTVK, from the coding sequence ATGTCAGTAGGAAAAACCAATCCGTTACGCCAGATGATGATCAACATGATGTATCTGGTTTTAACGGCAATGCTTGCACTCAACGTATCTGCGGAAATCCTCCTGGCTTTCAAAACAGTGAACGATGGTATGTTAAAAACCATTGCATTGATTGATAATCAGGAAAAAGCAGTGATGGATAACTTTGAAAAGCTCAAAGAAACCACAAAAGAAGCCGCTCTGTATCAGGCAAAAGCTGTTGAAGTTAATAAAGCTTGTGATGAACTTTATGCCTATGTCGAGAATTTAAAGCACCTGATTATTGAAGAAAGCGGGGGTATGGAGTGGAATGCCAAAGAAAACGACAGTGCATATAAAAACATGAAAGACCTTGAAAGTGTTACCCGTATTATGGTAAACAACAAAAGAGGTGATGCACTGCAGGAGGAAATTGGCAAAACACGGGAAAAACTTGAGGAAGTAGCCAAATCAGTTGATAACATCAAGAAAAACTGGGAAACTTTCGAACCGAAAATAATTATCAAGAAAGAAGAAGCAATGACTCCCGGTAAAACATGGGCAGCTGAACGTTTTCACATGGTTCCGGTTATTGCCTGTGTAACGCTTTTAACCAAAATCCAATCAGATGTGCGCACAACACAACAGAATATAAATACTGAATTACTGAGTCAGATTGGAAAATTAGACTTCAAATTCAATACGCTTATTCCCGTTGTTCGTGTTACTACGGGAAAGAGTGCAGTTGCTGTGGGTGAAAAGTACGAAGCAGAAATATTACTTGCTGCTTATGACTCTAATCAACAACCTGAAATTTTTCTGAGTGGAAAACCTCTTGAGGTAAAAAATGGTAAAGCCACCTATGTGGGAAGCACTGCATCACAGGGATCATTCAAGTTCAGCGGAGAAATTGTTGTAACCAATAAATCAACAGGTGAAAAGACCAAGTATCCTTATGAATTGGCTTATGACGTTTTCAATGCACCGGCAATTATTTCACCCACCAAAATGAATGTTATTTACATGGGTCTTGAAAATCCGTTTTCTATTTCTGTTCCTGGTTTCAGGCCTACCGATGTGAAAGCTTCCATATCATCCACTGCCGGTGGATCTATTACTCCGGTAGCTGGAAAACCCGGTGATTTTATTGTTGTTGTTCCTGAGCCAAAAGGACAATTTAAACTTGAAAATGCAAAAATAAATGTTACGGTAAATCTTCCCGGAGGAGGTATCAAGAATGCAGGTTCTGGCGAATTTCGTTTGAAAAAGGTTCCTGCTCCTGTTCCTTATCTGGGGTCAAAATCAGGAGGGGAAATCAGTGCTGCTGAATTACGTACGATTAATATGGTAGCTGCCCGACTGGAAAACTTTGCATTTGATCTGACTTACAGAGTAACCAAGTTTAAAATGGTTTATCAACCCAAAAGAGGAAATGCTCAGTTTGCTGATGGGAATGGTGCACAGCTGACAAATGAAATGAAAGGCTGGATGACCGCTCCCGGTGCAGGTGATATGCTTATTGTAACTAATATCTGGGCCGAAGCACCCGGATTAGGCAATAAACAGATTCCCGGTGCCGTTGTGTTAACTGTTAAATAA
- a CDS encoding SUMF1/EgtB/PvdO family nonheme iron enzyme, with the protein MRYLKDFRLITLAFVSLTFLFQSCGLRNTKGQLVGVSGRMIWNHPQPYGTVNIPTGTFHMGQSDEDIIYALTSRPMQVTIQSFFMDDTEITNNEYRQFVYWVRDSIARKTLGDAWVMENANGDEYINWRTKLDYELPEIRENLAEMFYQGNEVFEGDLYEFDVRKYIYEYQWFDLNEAAKREYYELNRKGTPVSREKFIRNEKVRIYPDTLCWIRDFTYAFNEPLTQLYFFHPAYDEYPVVGVSWIQARAFCHWRTKYLNDYYKSIGMPKVNDFRLPTEAEWEYASRGGRDFSPYPWGGPYLRNSKGCFLANFKPLRGNYSEDGGYYPVRVTSYFPNDYGLYCMAGNVAEWCDNAYDEGINSVIHDMNPYYFRNVGDEESRASIKRKAIRGGSFKDVGYWLQNGTRSYEYQDTAKAYIGFRCVMTYMGRSIKDKNSNY; encoded by the coding sequence ATGAGATATCTAAAGGACTTCAGGCTAATTACACTTGCGTTCGTTTCGCTGACTTTCCTTTTTCAGAGTTGTGGACTTAGGAATACTAAGGGTCAACTTGTTGGAGTTAGTGGAAGAATGATCTGGAATCACCCCCAGCCCTATGGTACTGTCAACATACCTACGGGAACATTTCACATGGGGCAAAGTGATGAAGACATTATCTATGCGCTTACTTCAAGGCCTATGCAGGTAACCATCCAGTCATTTTTTATGGATGATACAGAAATTACCAACAACGAATACCGTCAGTTTGTTTACTGGGTTCGTGACTCAATTGCCCGAAAAACCCTTGGAGATGCATGGGTAATGGAAAATGCCAATGGTGATGAATACATTAACTGGCGTACCAAACTTGATTATGAATTACCGGAAATCAGGGAAAACCTTGCAGAAATGTTTTATCAGGGCAATGAAGTTTTTGAAGGTGATTTATATGAGTTTGATGTCAGAAAATATATTTATGAATATCAATGGTTTGACTTAAATGAAGCAGCCAAAAGAGAATATTACGAACTTAACCGTAAAGGAACCCCTGTTTCAAGGGAAAAATTTATCCGCAATGAAAAAGTAAGAATTTATCCAGATACACTTTGCTGGATAAGAGACTTTACTTATGCTTTCAATGAGCCGCTTACGCAATTATATTTCTTTCATCCTGCTTATGACGAATATCCTGTCGTTGGTGTTTCATGGATTCAGGCCAGAGCATTCTGCCACTGGAGGACAAAATATCTCAATGATTATTACAAATCGATTGGAATGCCAAAAGTAAACGATTTCAGGCTGCCTACCGAAGCTGAATGGGAATATGCATCCCGTGGCGGCAGAGATTTCAGTCCATATCCATGGGGAGGTCCTTATCTGAGAAACAGCAAAGGTTGTTTTCTGGCTAACTTTAAGCCTCTTCGTGGTAATTATTCAGAGGATGGTGGGTATTATCCTGTCAGGGTTACCAGTTATTTTCCGAATGACTATGGTTTGTATTGCATGGCAGGAAATGTGGCCGAATGGTGTGATAATGCCTATGATGAAGGAATTAACAGTGTAATTCATGATATGAATCCGTACTATTTCAGAAATGTCGGAGATGAAGAATCACGGGCAAGCATCAAACGGAAAGCCATTCGCGGAGGTTCTTTCAAAGATGTCGGATACTGGCTTCAAAATGGAACACGCTCCTATGAATATCAGGATACAGCCAAAGCCTACATCGGTTTTCGTTGTGTCATGACTTATATGGGTCGTTCCATTAAAGATAAAAATTCTAATTACTAA
- a CDS encoding type IX secretion system membrane protein PorP/SprF — translation MRINQLHLYFSLLAGYFFFSANIAHAQQDPMYTNFMFNKLVYNPAFTGSNPEFICMTFLYHNQWLGFGGDNEYQGIAPQTQTFSIHAPIPGSNFLGGAGFYVINDKHGFESRTTANFTLSLKKYFSFGTIQVGANVGGIQSAFDGVWKPPDNPNDPGIPVNASDIKPDLGLGMYVFTANKFYVGISSQHLLGGEFNYGGPTNKLVRQSYVVAGYNLLLPANPDIEIQPSILYKIDKAKQQFDVNCNVTYKNKFYGGLNYRQGSPAADISLLLGMRLTPQLTFGYSYDLTTTRILNYSTGSHEVVFNYCFKIVTKTKVVIPNIIWSPRYLKPYN, via the coding sequence ATGAGAATTAATCAGTTACACCTTTATTTCAGTCTGCTGGCAGGCTATTTTTTCTTCTCTGCAAATATTGCTCATGCCCAACAAGATCCTATGTACACCAACTTTATGTTTAACAAACTTGTTTATAATCCCGCATTTACAGGTTCAAATCCGGAATTTATCTGTATGACCTTTTTGTATCACAATCAATGGCTTGGGTTTGGTGGAGACAATGAGTATCAGGGTATTGCCCCTCAAACGCAAACTTTCAGCATTCATGCTCCCATACCCGGCTCAAATTTTCTTGGAGGAGCCGGCTTTTATGTTATCAATGATAAACATGGTTTTGAATCAAGAACGACTGCAAATTTTACACTTTCCCTCAAAAAATACTTTTCTTTCGGTACGATTCAGGTAGGTGCCAATGTTGGAGGAATTCAAAGTGCCTTTGACGGTGTCTGGAAACCACCTGACAATCCCAACGACCCCGGCATTCCTGTGAATGCTTCGGATATTAAACCGGATTTGGGGCTGGGGATGTATGTTTTCACCGCAAATAAGTTTTATGTTGGTATTTCCTCACAGCATCTTTTAGGAGGAGAATTTAATTATGGCGGACCCACCAATAAACTGGTCAGGCAATCCTATGTTGTGGCCGGATATAATCTTTTATTACCTGCCAATCCCGATATTGAAATTCAACCATCGATACTTTACAAAATCGATAAAGCAAAACAACAATTTGATGTCAACTGTAATGTTACTTACAAAAACAAATTTTATGGCGGCCTGAATTACAGACAGGGTTCACCTGCAGCAGATATTTCTTTATTGCTGGGAATGCGACTTACCCCTCAGCTTACTTTTGGCTATTCCTACGACCTGACCACTACCAGGATTCTTAACTACAGTACTGGTTCTCATGAAGTTGTATTCAATTACTGTTTCAAAATTGTTACCAAAACAAAGGTGGTTATTCCCAACATTATCTGGTCCCCAAGGTATTTAAAACCCTATAATTAG
- a CDS encoding transcriptional repressor yields the protein MKKSKKDIYSEVREIFTNYLAAKNYRKTQGRYDILYEIYSFNEHFEVETLYISLKNKNYHISRATIYNTVDLLLECGLIVKHSFGKKAGTYEKAYGHHQHDHLINIENQDVIEFHDDRINELVEDIARQYNFSVSHYAFTIYGKPQEK from the coding sequence ATGAAAAAATCTAAAAAAGACATCTACAGCGAAGTAAGGGAGATATTTACAAATTACCTTGCTGCTAAAAATTATCGTAAAACTCAGGGTCGATATGATATTTTGTATGAAATTTATTCATTTAACGAGCATTTTGAAGTTGAAACTCTTTACATTTCATTAAAAAACAAGAATTATCATATCAGCAGGGCAACCATCTACAATACCGTAGATTTATTGCTTGAATGTGGCCTGATAGTCAAACATAGCTTTGGAAAAAAAGCCGGCACCTATGAAAAAGCTTATGGCCATCATCAGCATGATCATTTAATAAATATTGAGAATCAGGATGTCATTGAGTTTCACGATGACCGTATTAACGAACTTGTTGAAGATATTGCCCGCCAGTATAATTTCTCGGTTTCGCACTATGCTTTCACTATTTATGGAAAGCCACAAGAAAAGTAG
- a CDS encoding DUF4271 domain-containing protein, whose product MKLKAGILLCFSLTFFSLTYSQKYHPSSDTTLPVPFTVYHFQYHQDSNLWKTHSQIIKMHLLYPEKPREKYNLFSTYLFFALIFMLLIVLLIRILNPDYFLNIFRNTYSTTSFLDNLSKKEAQSFLLINNIILDIIFIFSLSLFFLKLSEIRSVMGYWQIFRIITLLYLVQIMIIRIFYRVFFKRGTENVHLSQILTFNRMAGVLLIPFLILIYFASPPINKFAFEIIKVFLIVMILFRLIKNYFIIKKINLSNLFYVLLYLCVFEISLYFAIIKEFIGLNHN is encoded by the coding sequence ATGAAACTCAAAGCAGGAATATTGTTATGCTTTAGTCTGACCTTCTTTTCATTAACATATTCACAAAAATATCATCCTTCATCAGATACCACTTTACCTGTTCCATTTACTGTCTATCATTTTCAATATCATCAGGATAGCAATCTTTGGAAAACGCACAGCCAAATAATAAAGATGCATCTTTTGTATCCTGAAAAACCCCGGGAAAAGTACAACTTATTTAGTACCTATTTATTTTTTGCGCTGATATTTATGTTGTTAATCGTTCTGTTAATCAGGATATTAAATCCGGATTATTTCCTGAATATTTTCAGAAATACTTATTCGACCACTTCTTTTCTTGATAACTTGTCGAAAAAGGAAGCTCAGTCCTTCCTATTAATTAATAATATTATTCTTGATATCATTTTTATTTTCTCCCTATCCCTGTTTTTTCTTAAATTGTCAGAAATCAGATCAGTAATGGGTTATTGGCAGATTTTCAGGATAATTACATTGTTATACCTTGTTCAAATCATGATCATCAGGATTTTTTATCGTGTCTTTTTTAAAAGAGGAACTGAAAATGTACATTTGAGTCAGATTCTCACTTTTAACAGAATGGCAGGAGTCTTATTAATTCCTTTTCTGATTTTAATTTACTTTGCAAGCCCGCCAATTAATAAGTTTGCCTTTGAAATAATAAAAGTTTTCCTGATTGTCATGATTCTGTTCAGGCTAATTAAAAATTATTTCATCATAAAAAAAATTAATCTGTCAAATTTGTTTTATGTTTTGTTATACCTTTGCGTCTTTGAAATATCGCTTTATTTTGCGATAATTAAAGAATTTATCGGGTTGAATCACAATTAA
- the radA gene encoding DNA repair protein RadA: MSKIKTTYICQNCGASSLKWQGKCPSCGEWNTFAEEIVPEKSKQELAGSSKPINIDNFGNLEISEKDRLMLPDGELNRITGGGLIPGSVTLIGGEPGIGKSTLLLQLALRLKNFSSLYISGEESASQIKMRAKRLGLANPDCYLLTETNLELIIQYLQHLNPKLIIIDSVQTLSSSNIESPAGSLSQIRDCTARLSEIAKNQHITLILIGHITKDGYLAGPKLLEHMVDTVLYFEGDRNYDYRILRTIKNRFGSVSDLGIYEMSEKGLIEVSNPSDILLTHRQSHLSGIAVSAMLEGLRPMLIELQALVTPTYYGTPQRNSTGYDNRRLSMLLAVLEKRCGLKIISQDVFFNVAGGLKITDTATDLGIVSALTSSFFDSPIQADTCFTGEIGLSGEIRPVRQLERRIFEAEKLGFSQIFISSYNKFQHKSFKNIKITPVEHLNQFIKLLYK, from the coding sequence ATGTCAAAAATAAAGACAACCTATATTTGTCAGAACTGTGGCGCCAGTTCATTGAAGTGGCAGGGAAAATGTCCTTCATGTGGAGAATGGAATACCTTTGCAGAAGAAATTGTCCCTGAAAAATCAAAACAGGAATTAGCCGGGTCATCAAAGCCTATAAATATTGATAACTTTGGGAATCTGGAGATTTCTGAGAAAGACAGGTTGATGCTGCCGGATGGTGAACTGAACAGGATTACAGGAGGTGGACTTATCCCCGGATCTGTTACACTTATCGGAGGCGAACCCGGAATAGGTAAATCGACACTTCTTTTACAACTTGCTTTACGTCTGAAAAACTTTTCAAGCCTTTATATTTCAGGTGAAGAAAGTGCTTCACAAATCAAAATGAGAGCAAAAAGACTTGGATTGGCCAATCCCGACTGCTACCTGCTGACAGAAACAAATCTTGAGTTAATTATCCAATATCTCCAGCACCTGAATCCAAAACTTATCATCATTGACTCGGTTCAAACTTTATCATCCTCCAATATCGAAAGCCCTGCAGGCAGCCTGTCGCAAATCAGGGATTGCACAGCGAGGTTAAGTGAGATTGCTAAAAACCAGCATATTACATTAATATTAATTGGTCATATCACCAAAGATGGTTATCTGGCAGGGCCTAAGCTACTCGAACACATGGTTGATACAGTGCTGTATTTTGAGGGTGACAGAAATTATGACTACAGAATTCTCCGTACAATCAAAAACCGGTTTGGTTCAGTGTCTGATTTAGGTATTTATGAAATGTCGGAAAAAGGATTAATTGAAGTATCCAATCCCTCAGATATCTTACTCACTCACCGCCAGAGCCATTTAAGCGGTATTGCCGTTTCAGCCATGCTGGAAGGGCTAAGACCTATGTTAATTGAACTTCAGGCACTTGTAACTCCTACTTATTATGGAACTCCCCAGCGAAACAGTACGGGTTACGATAACAGAAGACTTTCCATGTTGCTGGCAGTTCTGGAAAAAAGGTGCGGACTAAAAATTATTTCGCAGGATGTTTTCTTTAATGTGGCCGGTGGGCTGAAAATCACCGACACAGCTACTGATCTCGGCATTGTTTCGGCCTTAACTTCTTCTTTTTTCGATAGCCCTATTCAGGCTGATACCTGTTTTACTGGCGAAATTGGGCTTTCAGGAGAAATCAGGCCTGTCAGGCAACTGGAAAGAAGAATTTTTGAGGCTGAAAAATTGGGTTTTTCGCAGATTTTTATTTCTTCTTACAATAAGTTTCAGCATAAATCCTTTAAAAACATAAAAATTACTCCGGTTGAACATTTGAATCAGTTTATTAAACTCTTGTATAAATAA
- a CDS encoding uroporphyrinogen-III synthase, translating to MKIKHLLISQPEPKDETSPFQDLANKYNVKITYRKFIKVEPVQSMDFLKERVRILDHSAVIMTSRTAIENFFRICKETKIDIPNEMKFFCLSEPYALYLQKFTSYRKRRIFFPKTKDRTLEELLLKNPHEYYFIPCSNISSNELFEFLDANGIRYSSSVLYNTVSADLSDIDIYSYDIIAFFSPAGINSLRENFPGFVQNDIRIAAFGESTCKAVVDAGLRLDIPAPTPQTPSMKMAIEQYIKNVNK from the coding sequence TTGAAAATAAAGCATCTTTTAATTTCACAACCTGAGCCAAAGGATGAGACATCCCCCTTTCAGGATTTAGCCAATAAATATAATGTTAAAATTACCTATAGAAAATTTATAAAGGTTGAGCCTGTTCAATCAATGGATTTTTTAAAGGAAAGAGTAAGAATTCTTGATCATTCCGCTGTGATAATGACCAGCAGAACGGCCATTGAAAACTTTTTCAGAATATGTAAAGAGACCAAGATTGACATACCGAACGAAATGAAATTCTTCTGTCTCAGTGAACCTTATGCCTTATATCTGCAGAAATTTACTTCTTACAGAAAAAGAAGAATTTTTTTCCCAAAAACAAAAGACCGCACACTTGAAGAGCTTTTACTGAAAAATCCTCACGAATATTATTTTATTCCCTGTTCCAATATTTCCAGTAATGAGTTATTTGAGTTTCTGGATGCCAATGGAATTCGATATTCAAGCAGTGTTCTTTACAATACCGTGTCAGCAGATTTGAGTGATATTGATATCTATAGTTACGATATTATTGCATTTTTCAGCCCTGCCGGAATTAACTCTTTGCGTGAAAATTTTCCCGGATTTGTTCAAAATGACATCAGAATTGCCGCTTTTGGTGAAAGTACCTGCAAGGCCGTTGTCGATGCAGGACTGCGACTGGATATTCCCGCTCCGACTCCACAAACACCTTCCATGAAAATGGCTATCGAGCAATATATTAAAAATGTCAACAAATAG